The following proteins come from a genomic window of Achromobacter deleyi:
- a CDS encoding substrate-binding domain-containing protein encodes MKRILLAALAGLCLSSAATAKDFVVAHVYDKTGPLEAYAKQTHNGLMLGLEYATQGTMTVAGRKIRVIEKDNQGKPDVARAQLASAYADDNADIAVGPTSSGVALAMLPIAEEYEKILLVEPAVADSITGDKWNKYIFRTGRNSSQDAIANAVAFDQPDTSIAMLAQDYAFGRDGVKAFKGALKQARIVHEEYLPANATDFTAGAQRLFDALKDKPGRKIIFILWAGAGNPFKIADLDPKRFGIEIATGGNTLAAMTPLKSLAGMEGATYYYYGIPKNPINDWLVAEHQKRYGQPPDFFTAGGMSAAIAVVTALKKSAGKSDTDTLIKTMEGMSFDTPKGQMTFRPQDHQAMQSMYHFRIKNDPSVPWAVQDLVKEITPDQMAVPIQNKR; translated from the coding sequence ATGAAACGCATCCTGCTCGCCGCGCTGGCCGGCCTGTGCCTGAGTTCCGCCGCCACGGCCAAGGACTTCGTCGTGGCGCACGTCTACGACAAGACCGGGCCGCTGGAGGCCTACGCCAAGCAGACCCACAACGGCCTGATGCTGGGCCTGGAATACGCCACGCAGGGCACCATGACGGTGGCCGGCCGCAAGATCCGCGTGATCGAGAAGGACAACCAGGGCAAGCCCGACGTCGCCCGCGCCCAGCTCGCCTCGGCCTACGCCGACGACAACGCCGACATCGCGGTGGGCCCGACCTCGTCGGGCGTGGCGCTGGCCATGCTGCCGATCGCCGAGGAATACGAGAAGATCCTGCTGGTGGAACCGGCGGTGGCCGATTCGATCACCGGCGACAAGTGGAACAAGTACATCTTCCGCACCGGCCGCAATTCGTCGCAGGACGCCATCGCCAACGCCGTCGCCTTCGACCAGCCGGATACGTCCATCGCCATGCTGGCGCAGGACTACGCGTTCGGCCGCGACGGCGTCAAGGCCTTCAAGGGCGCGCTCAAGCAGGCCAGGATCGTGCACGAGGAATACCTGCCGGCCAACGCCACCGACTTCACCGCCGGCGCCCAGCGCCTGTTCGACGCGCTCAAGGACAAGCCGGGCCGCAAGATCATCTTCATCCTGTGGGCCGGCGCCGGCAATCCGTTCAAGATCGCCGACCTGGATCCGAAGCGCTTCGGCATCGAGATCGCCACCGGCGGCAACACGCTGGCCGCGATGACGCCGCTCAAGTCGCTGGCCGGCATGGAAGGCGCCACTTATTACTACTACGGCATCCCGAAGAATCCGATCAACGACTGGCTGGTGGCCGAGCACCAGAAGCGCTATGGCCAGCCGCCGGACTTCTTCACCGCGGGCGGCATGTCCGCCGCCATCGCCGTCGTCACCGCGCTGAAAAAGAGCGCCGGCAAGAGCGACACCGACACGCTCATCAAGACGATGGAAGGCATGAGCTTCGACACGCCCAAGGGCCAGATGACCTTCCGCCCGCAAGACCACCAGGCCATGCAGTCGATGTACCACTTCCGCATCAAGAACGACCCCTCGGTGCCGTGGGCGGTGCAGGACCTGGTCAAGGAAATCACGCCCGACCAGATGGCGGTGCCGA